A genomic stretch from Arachis stenosperma cultivar V10309 chromosome 3, arast.V10309.gnm1.PFL2, whole genome shotgun sequence includes:
- the LOC130965650 gene encoding F-box protein CPR1-like, protein MEKKQKSIHDILPHDLIHTILLKVPAKNIVRLKCVSKLWYSLISDPHFAELHFQYSPTATNAFIFTTNCIQAYLALFIEDNYGARLKVVYPPFKNKTDFKVLGSCRGYVLLHGNPHFLVVWNPLTGSNKRIPYSHIVSRCKHKGVSLPCKFHLYGFGYDASQDDFLVVVAWQDKDDHYHFDCVSLRTNSLINLDAALPKSLGLMEWQPHGLLLNGAIHWLPLSLKTYRDTILIFDLKERTFSMISAPEQPEMSACSYSSLALLGGCLALYYPNNDSCNTHIWVMKEYKVHSSWTLYQIPCVNFQPLCLSSNGNIIGRGYISNDKVDYLIYIVRGDLVKHIKNLPCQLPFHETVTVYTESFLSLPTDIKNKDNRPSESERCQTKKEN, encoded by the exons ATGGAGAAGAAGCAGAAGAGCATTCACGACATCCTACCTCATGACCTGATTCACACAATCTTACTGAAAGTGCCGGCCAAAAATATCGTTCGCCTCAAGTGCGTTTCGAAGCTCTGGTACTCTCTCATTTCCGATCCACACTTTGCGGAATTGCATTTTCAGTACTCTCCCACAGCCACCAACGCATTCATCTTTACAACAAACTGCATTCAGGCTTACTTGGCACTATTTATTGAGGACAATTATGGAGCACGCTTAAAAGTGGTGTATCCCCCTTTCAAGAATAAAACTGATTTTAAGGTCCTGGGATCGTGCAGAGGCTATGTTCTCTTACATGGAAACCCACATTTTCTTGTGGTATGGAACCCACTGACTGGATCCAATAAAAGAATACCCTACTCTCATATTGTTTCTCGTTGTAAGCACAAGGGCGTTAGCCTTCCCTGCAAGTTCCATCTCTATGGATTTGGTTATGATGCTTCACAGGATGACTTTTTAGTTGTTGTAGCTTGGCAGGATAAGGATGACCATTATCATTTTGATTGCGTTTCCTTGAGAACCAATTCATTGATTAATCTTGATGCTGCACTCCCCAAATCATTAGGTCTTATGGAGTGGCAACCTCATGGATTGCTCTTGAATGGTGCTATTCATTGGCTGCCTTTGTCTCTTAAAACTTACAGGGATACTATTCTTATCTTTGATCTGAAGGAGAGGACTTTCTCAATGATATCTGCCCCGGAACAACCTGAAATGAGCGCATGCTCCTATTCAAGTCTCGCCTTACTAGGAGGCTGCCTAGCCTTGTATTATCCCAATAATGATAGCTGTAACACTCACATATGGGTGATGAAAGAATATAAAGTGCATTCATCTTGGACTCTCTATCAGATTCCTTGTGTAAACTTCCAGCCTTTGTGCTTATCCAGTAATGGTAATATTATTGGAAGAGGCTATATTTCTAATGATAAAGTAGACTACTTAATATATATTGTCAGAGGAGACCTGGTCAAGCATATTAAAAATCTTCCTTGTCAGCTCCCCTTCCATGAGACCGTTACTGTGTATACAGAGAGTTTCTTGTCGCTCCCTACTGACATTAAGAATAAGGATAATCG GCCATCAGAATCAGAAAGATGTCAAACAAAGAAAGAGAATTAG